The proteins below are encoded in one region of Macrococcus armenti:
- a CDS encoding YceI family protein — protein MTNFQLDKAHSSIEFSIKHLMVSKVKGEFTEFDGEVTGDINDLSSLQIKGSVKVDSIDTNNADRDGHLKTGDFFEAATYPEIKFVSKSVSENKITGDLTIKDQTHEETFDLEFNGVHKNPMDGSSVTGFIINGTVNREKYGMNFNQALETGGVMLGKDVKFEVGTEFRIEE, from the coding sequence ATCGAGTTTTCAATTAAACATTTAATGGTATCTAAAGTTAAAGGTGAATTTACAGAATTCGATGGTGAAGTGACAGGGGATATTAATGACTTATCTTCATTACAAATTAAAGGGTCGGTAAAAGTTGACTCAATCGATACAAATAATGCTGACCGCGACGGACATTTAAAAACAGGTGACTTCTTCGAGGCAGCAACTTACCCAGAGATTAAATTTGTTTCTAAATCAGTTAGTGAGAACAAAATTACAGGTGATTTAACAATTAAAGATCAAACGCATGAAGAAACATTTGATTTAGAGTTCAACGGTGTCCACAAAAATCCAATGGATGGCAGTAGTGTCACAGGCTTTATCATTAATGGAACTGTAAATCGTGAGAAATATGGTATGAACTTCAATCAAGCATTAGAAACTGGCGGTGTAATGCTTGGTAAAGATGTTAAATTTGAAGTAGGTACAGAGTTCAGAATTGAAGAATAA
- a CDS encoding DUF2232 domain-containing protein, translating to MKKTLITTVLMLLATLLIHVMPVLCLIIVPFLLIPTVTLYYHDRNSYYVMSGIVLFTTLFTSIFAMQVMLSTIFGAYIVAQLLLERTSKERILYVLTGFYAIYSLISMIILQLTGIMPKSGAIFGPVIDTYSNILMKEVERGTITKDYADLVLSSTDAIILQIPGLLIFFLFLLALIQLVITLPLVRKFKVSTPDFRPLYMWRIPKSVLYLYFLTLLVSLFVTESDVVLLGIVTNFKYVLEWIIFIQGLSLFSYFMKVRRTPTVLNILIYIFAFIFSPVTQIFGMIDMILNLKSKIKRK from the coding sequence TTGAAAAAAACGTTGATTACTACTGTGTTAATGTTACTGGCGACATTACTGATTCACGTCATGCCTGTACTCTGTTTAATTATCGTACCATTTTTACTGATACCGACTGTAACGTTATATTATCATGATAGAAACAGCTATTATGTTATGAGTGGTATCGTTTTATTTACAACATTGTTTACTTCAATATTTGCGATGCAAGTAATGCTGAGTACGATTTTTGGCGCATATATCGTGGCACAATTATTATTAGAAAGAACGTCGAAAGAACGCATTCTGTATGTCCTTACAGGTTTTTATGCAATTTATTCGTTAATTTCTATGATCATATTACAGCTTACAGGAATAATGCCGAAGTCAGGTGCAATATTTGGTCCTGTTATTGATACATATTCTAATATTCTGATGAAAGAAGTTGAGCGCGGGACAATAACGAAAGATTATGCAGATTTAGTTTTATCAAGTACAGATGCAATAATATTGCAGATACCAGGATTACTGATTTTCTTTTTATTTTTACTCGCACTTATACAACTCGTTATTACGCTGCCTTTAGTAAGAAAATTTAAAGTATCAACGCCTGACTTCAGGCCGCTATATATGTGGCGCATTCCAAAGTCAGTACTGTATCTGTACTTTTTAACATTATTAGTATCGTTGTTTGTAACCGAAAGTGACGTCGTGCTGTTAGGCATAGTCACAAACTTTAAGTATGTGTTAGAATGGATTATATTCATACAAGGATTATCGCTCTTCAGCTACTTTATGAAAGTACGAAGAACGCCTACAGTATTAAACATTTTAATATACATATTTGCATTTATATTCTCACCAGTGACACAAATCTTTGGGATGATAGATATGATATTGAATTTAAAATCTAAAATAAAACGTAAGTAA
- a CDS encoding DHH family phosphoesterase — protein MNRKYNRQTLMIPFIVMSVLALIVTGILYTENVMLALVAGCIIFMMICVSFIYMRRIIHGNEAYIAHLSTVIGNGKKYAISELPIGVLLLDDNERIEWHNHFMNEKISEPIISESIHDVFPNLLNQLKVSGINEANAHYKDFKFKVMYSEKDNVLYFFDITDKVETRQLFEDSKPVIGIMFLDNFDEVTQNMTDAQRTEINSLMSMEINKWAEMNNVYIKRYQSDQFMMFFNQKILHKIEETKFNLLDNIREKSREIKTHITLSVGIGEGADNLIELGTLAQSSLDLALGRGGDQVAIKHTNGNVRFYGGKTDPMEKRTRVRARVISHALKDILVEGDNVMIMGHKRPDMDAIGAAIGVARFAKMNNLKANIILNPHDIDDTLSRVMNEIREKPELDEIFITSEEAWNLMTKRTTLVIVDTHKPEMVIDESILNKASRKVVIDHHRRGEEFVSNPLLVYMEQYASSTAELVTELLEYQPTEHKLTRLEATVMLAGIIVDTRNFTLRTGSRTFDAASFLRNHGADTILCQHFLKDDMDTYIKRSEIIQTVVLEEDGIAIAHGPDDEVIHPVIVAQAADQLLNIEGVEASFVVAKRKDNVVGISARSLGEINVQLVMEKMGGGGHLSNAATQIEDMTVEEVIGQLRNIIHEEEGEE, from the coding sequence ATGAACAGGAAGTATAACAGACAGACATTAATGATTCCTTTTATCGTGATGAGTGTGCTCGCACTTATCGTGACCGGAATACTGTATACGGAGAATGTCATGTTAGCTTTAGTTGCCGGATGTATTATATTCATGATGATATGTGTTTCTTTTATTTATATGAGACGTATCATACATGGAAATGAGGCATACATTGCACACTTATCAACAGTGATTGGTAATGGTAAGAAGTATGCGATTAGTGAATTGCCGATAGGTGTTTTATTGCTGGATGATAATGAGCGTATTGAGTGGCACAATCACTTTATGAACGAAAAAATAAGTGAGCCGATTATTTCAGAATCTATTCACGATGTATTTCCAAACTTACTTAATCAACTTAAAGTGAGTGGCATTAACGAAGCAAATGCGCATTATAAAGACTTTAAGTTTAAAGTCATGTACTCAGAAAAAGATAATGTACTTTATTTCTTTGATATTACGGATAAAGTGGAAACGCGTCAGCTATTCGAAGATTCTAAACCTGTAATTGGTATTATGTTCCTGGATAATTTTGATGAAGTTACTCAGAACATGACAGATGCGCAGCGAACAGAAATTAACAGTTTAATGTCTATGGAAATTAATAAGTGGGCAGAGATGAATAACGTTTACATTAAACGATATCAGTCAGACCAATTTATGATGTTCTTTAACCAGAAGATTCTTCATAAAATCGAGGAAACTAAGTTTAATTTATTAGATAATATTCGAGAAAAGAGCCGCGAAATTAAAACGCATATTACATTGAGTGTCGGTATAGGTGAAGGTGCAGATAACTTAATTGAGCTTGGGACGTTGGCGCAATCAAGCTTAGATTTAGCGTTAGGCCGTGGTGGTGACCAAGTTGCAATTAAGCACACGAACGGAAATGTAAGGTTCTATGGCGGAAAAACAGATCCTATGGAAAAAAGAACGCGCGTAAGAGCACGTGTAATTTCTCATGCCTTAAAAGATATTCTCGTTGAAGGTGATAACGTAATGATTATGGGGCACAAGCGACCAGATATGGATGCGATAGGTGCCGCAATCGGTGTTGCCAGATTTGCTAAAATGAATAATTTAAAGGCGAATATTATACTAAATCCTCACGATATCGATGATACATTATCACGTGTGATGAATGAAATTAGAGAAAAGCCAGAGCTGGATGAAATATTTATTACTTCAGAAGAAGCATGGAATTTAATGACGAAACGTACAACTTTAGTTATTGTTGATACACATAAACCAGAAATGGTTATCGATGAAAGTATATTAAATAAAGCTTCACGTAAAGTAGTAATCGATCATCACAGACGTGGAGAAGAATTTGTTTCAAACCCATTGCTCGTTTATATGGAACAGTATGCAAGTTCAACGGCAGAACTTGTTACTGAATTACTTGAATATCAACCAACTGAGCATAAGTTAACGCGACTTGAAGCGACTGTAATGCTTGCAGGTATTATCGTGGATACGCGCAATTTTACATTACGTACGGGCTCAAGAACATTTGACGCAGCGAGTTTCTTAAGAAATCATGGTGCGGATACGATATTATGCCAGCATTTCCTGAAAGATGATATGGATACGTACATTAAACGCTCAGAAATTATTCAGACCGTTGTTCTTGAAGAAGATGGTATTGCGATAGCACATGGGCCTGATGATGAAGTAATCCATCCTGTTATCGTTGCGCAAGCGGCAGATCAGCTGCTTAACATTGAAGGTGTCGAGGCATCATTCGTAGTAGCGAAACGTAAAGACAATGTTGTCGGAATATCTGCACGTTCATTAGGTGAAATCAACGTACAGCTTGTAATGGAAAAAATGGGCGGTGGCGGTCATTTATCTAATGCAGCAACACAAATTGAAGATATGACGGTTGAAGAAGTTATCGGTCAACTGAGAAACATTATTCATGAAGAAGAAGGAGAGGAATAA
- the rplI gene encoding 50S ribosomal protein L9: MKVIFTQDVKGKGKKGEIKEVPVGYANNFLLKNKLAVEATPGNLKQLEAQKKRVEADKQQELEDAQALKEKLETLEVKVTAKSGEGGRLFGSVSSKQVADALNKQHGIKIDKRKMDLHDGIRSLGYTNVPVKLHNKVSGTLKVHVTEA; encoded by the coding sequence ATGAAAGTTATATTTACACAAGATGTTAAAGGAAAAGGTAAAAAAGGTGAAATTAAAGAAGTGCCTGTAGGATATGCGAATAACTTCCTGCTAAAAAATAAATTAGCTGTTGAAGCGACACCAGGTAATTTAAAACAGTTAGAAGCACAGAAGAAAAGAGTAGAAGCAGATAAACAGCAGGAGCTTGAAGATGCACAGGCATTAAAAGAAAAATTAGAAACACTTGAAGTAAAAGTGACTGCAAAGTCAGGTGAAGGTGGCCGTTTATTTGGTTCAGTCAGCTCTAAACAAGTTGCTGATGCATTAAATAAACAACACGGTATTAAAATTGATAAACGTAAAATGGATTTACATGATGGGATTAGAAGCTTAGGCTATACAAATGTACCAGTTAAATTACATAACAAAGTAAGCGGGACATTAAAAGTACATGTAACTGAAGCGTAA
- the dnaB gene encoding replicative DNA helicase, with amino-acid sequence MADYLEGKKLPFNLVAEQSVLGAIFIDNEVLSSVLEVLVPSHFYRQAHQHIFEAMMTLSEKNEIVDIVTVADQLTSEGTLEAAGGELYLVDLASIVPSARNVDFYADIVYKDAIKRRLIHTADTIMADGYNETLDLETLLSDAEKRIMEVSTSRGSEGFKEIKDVLTQVFNNAEELDKNQGQTPGIPTGYRDLDQMTAGFNRNDLIIIAARPSVGKTAFALNIATQVATHDRGDEVPYSVGIFSLEMGADQLATRMICSTGNVDSNRLRTGTMDGDDWNRFTVAVGKLSKTNIFIDDTPGIRITDIRSKCRRLKQEHGLDMILIDYLQLIQGSGSRSSDNRQQEVSEISRMLKALARELECPVIALSQLSRGVEQRQDKRPMMSDIRESGSIEQDADIVAFLYRDDYYNRGNGEEGEEAEIDAGAQDENGEIEIIIAKQRNGPTGTVKLHFLKQYNKFTDIDYAHSDVY; translated from the coding sequence ATGGCAGATTATCTTGAAGGTAAGAAACTCCCGTTTAATTTAGTTGCGGAACAGTCCGTTTTAGGCGCTATCTTTATTGATAATGAAGTATTATCTTCCGTTCTAGAAGTACTCGTTCCCAGTCATTTTTACAGACAGGCACATCAGCATATATTTGAAGCGATGATGACGCTATCTGAGAAAAATGAAATTGTTGATATTGTAACAGTTGCAGATCAATTGACTTCTGAAGGAACATTAGAAGCAGCTGGCGGTGAACTGTACTTAGTTGATCTTGCAAGTATTGTACCAAGTGCACGAAATGTAGATTTTTATGCTGACATCGTATACAAAGATGCAATCAAACGTCGTTTAATTCATACGGCAGATACAATTATGGCGGATGGTTACAACGAAACACTTGATTTAGAAACATTGCTTTCAGATGCAGAGAAACGCATAATGGAAGTTTCGACGTCGAGAGGATCAGAGGGCTTTAAGGAAATTAAAGATGTATTAACACAAGTCTTTAACAATGCTGAAGAATTGGATAAAAACCAGGGCCAAACGCCGGGTATACCGACAGGTTACAGAGACTTAGACCAGATGACTGCGGGGTTTAACAGAAATGATCTGATTATTATTGCGGCACGTCCATCCGTTGGTAAAACAGCCTTTGCACTTAATATTGCGACACAAGTTGCAACGCATGACCGTGGAGATGAAGTGCCATACAGTGTTGGAATCTTTAGTCTTGAGATGGGTGCAGATCAGCTTGCAACACGTATGATCTGTAGTACAGGCAATGTTGATTCGAATCGTCTTAGAACAGGGACGATGGATGGCGATGACTGGAATAGATTCACCGTGGCAGTAGGAAAACTCTCTAAAACAAATATATTTATTGATGATACACCAGGTATTCGTATTACAGATATACGTTCTAAATGTCGCCGTTTAAAGCAGGAACATGGTCTTGATATGATATTAATTGACTACTTACAGTTAATTCAAGGATCTGGCAGCCGTTCAAGCGATAACCGCCAGCAGGAAGTATCAGAAATTTCGCGTATGTTAAAAGCACTCGCAAGGGAATTAGAATGTCCGGTTATTGCATTATCACAGCTATCACGTGGAGTAGAGCAAAGACAGGATAAACGTCCGATGATGAGTGATATCCGAGAATCTGGATCGATTGAGCAGGATGCGGATATCGTTGCGTTCTTATATCGTGATGACTATTATAATCGCGGTAATGGTGAAGAAGGCGAAGAAGCGGAAATTGATGCGGGTGCACAAGATGAGAATGGTGAGATTGAAATTATTATCGCAAAGCAGCGTAACGGTCCGACAGGTACTGTTAAACTTCATTTCTTAAAACAGTACAACAAATTTACAGATATTGATTATGCACATTCAGATGTATATTAA
- a CDS encoding adenylosuccinate synthase, whose amino-acid sequence MSSIVVVGTQWGDEGKGKITDFLAEEANVIARFSGGNNAGHTIKFDGETYKLHLVPSGIFYSDKLSVIGNGVVVDPVALLKELDALNARGVKTDNLRISNRAQVILPYHLKQDELEEEKRGDNKIGTTKKGIGPAYVDKAQRIGIRMADLLDKETFETKLKENLAIKNEMFEKLFDAEGFKFEDIFEVYFAAGQRLKEYTVDTAKVLDDAFMADEKVLFEGAQGVMLDIDHGTYPFVTSSNPIAGNVTVGTGVGPTFVDKVVGVCKAYTSRVGDGPFPTELFDEDGHHIREVGREYGTTTGRPRRVGWFDSVVLRHSRRASGITDLSINSIDVLTGLETVKICTAYELDGKEITEYPANLNELNRCKPIFEELPGWTEDVTSCKSLDELPDNARRYLERISELCNVKISIFSVGPDRNQTNLLENLWVK is encoded by the coding sequence ATGTCATCAATCGTAGTTGTTGGGACTCAATGGGGAGACGAAGGTAAAGGTAAAATCACGGACTTTTTAGCAGAAGAAGCAAACGTTATTGCACGTTTTTCAGGTGGTAATAACGCAGGACATACAATTAAATTTGATGGAGAAACATACAAATTGCATTTAGTACCATCAGGTATCTTTTATTCAGATAAATTATCTGTTATTGGAAATGGTGTTGTAGTAGATCCTGTTGCATTATTAAAAGAATTAGATGCACTGAATGCACGTGGTGTGAAAACTGATAACCTACGCATTTCAAACCGTGCACAAGTTATTTTACCGTATCACTTAAAACAAGATGAATTAGAAGAAGAAAAACGTGGTGATAATAAGATTGGGACGACGAAAAAAGGAATCGGACCAGCTTATGTAGATAAAGCACAACGTATTGGTATCCGTATGGCGGATTTACTTGATAAAGAAACATTTGAAACAAAATTAAAAGAAAACTTAGCAATTAAAAACGAAATGTTTGAGAAGTTATTTGATGCTGAAGGTTTCAAATTTGAAGATATTTTTGAAGTATATTTTGCTGCTGGTCAACGTTTAAAAGAATATACAGTGGATACTGCAAAAGTATTAGACGATGCATTTATGGCAGATGAAAAAGTATTATTCGAAGGTGCTCAAGGTGTAATGCTTGATATCGATCACGGTACTTATCCGTTCGTTACTTCAAGTAACCCGATTGCAGGTAACGTAACAGTTGGTACTGGTGTAGGTCCAACGTTTGTAGATAAAGTTGTTGGTGTATGTAAAGCTTACACATCACGTGTAGGTGATGGACCATTCCCAACTGAATTATTTGATGAAGATGGTCATCATATTCGTGAAGTCGGTCGTGAATACGGAACGACTACAGGACGTCCACGTCGTGTAGGTTGGTTTGACTCTGTTGTATTACGTCATTCACGTCGTGCGAGTGGTATTACGGACTTATCTATTAACTCTATTGACGTATTAACTGGCTTAGAAACAGTTAAGATTTGTACAGCTTATGAGTTGGACGGTAAAGAGATTACAGAATATCCAGCGAATTTAAATGAACTCAATCGTTGTAAGCCAATCTTTGAAGAGTTACCAGGATGGACTGAAGATGTAACATCTTGTAAGTCTTTAGATGAACTTCCTGATAACGCACGTCGTTACTTAGAGCGTATTTCTGAGTTATGTAACGTAAAAATTTCTATCTTCTCAGTAGGACCTGATAGAAATCAGACCAACCTTTTAGAAAACTTATGGGTAAAATAA
- a CDS encoding YitT family protein, with protein MAATSSNYKKSHKKLPLKEKLKRFILITIGAILMAIALELFLVPNKLLDGGIVGISIISSHFLKLPIGLFIFILNIPFFYLGYKQIGKTFAISTLYAIAVLSVGTVLLHPVPPFADEKFLVTIFGGVILGLGVGLVIRYGGSLDGTEILAILINNKTPFSVGEVVMVINFFIYTVAGFVFTWESAMYSVIAYFIAFKTIDIVQQGLDESKSVWIISDQHEEIGSAINDRLGRGVTYLKGEGAYTGDDKKVIFCIITRLEEFKLKDIVNHYDENAFVAIGNVSEVKGGRFKKRDIH; from the coding sequence ATGGCGGCGACTTCAAGTAATTATAAAAAATCACATAAAAAACTACCTTTGAAAGAGAAACTTAAAAGATTTATATTAATCACAATCGGTGCCATACTGATGGCGATTGCACTTGAACTTTTTTTAGTACCGAACAAATTACTGGACGGTGGTATCGTTGGTATATCGATTATCTCCAGCCACTTTTTAAAGCTTCCTATCGGACTTTTTATATTTATATTAAATATTCCATTTTTTTATCTTGGCTATAAACAGATTGGTAAAACATTTGCGATTTCTACTTTATACGCCATTGCAGTATTATCAGTCGGAACAGTATTATTACATCCTGTACCTCCATTTGCAGATGAAAAGTTTCTCGTAACAATATTTGGCGGCGTCATACTCGGACTTGGCGTTGGTCTCGTTATTCGCTATGGAGGATCACTTGATGGTACTGAGATACTTGCGATATTAATTAACAATAAAACACCTTTTTCTGTCGGTGAGGTTGTAATGGTAATCAACTTCTTTATATATACTGTCGCAGGGTTTGTATTTACATGGGAATCCGCGATGTATTCTGTTATCGCATACTTTATCGCTTTTAAAACAATTGACATCGTACAGCAAGGTTTAGATGAATCTAAATCGGTATGGATTATTAGTGATCAACATGAAGAGATCGGTAGCGCAATTAATGATCGCCTTGGACGTGGTGTAACATATTTGAAAGGTGAAGGTGCATATACAGGCGATGATAAGAAAGTTATCTTCTGTATCATTACACGTCTAGAGGAGTTTAAGCTTAAAGATATCGTTAATCATTACGATGAAAATGCATTTGTTGCAATTGGTAATGTATCCGAAGTTAAAGGCGGAAGATTTAAGAAAAGAGATATTCATTAA
- the yycF gene encoding response regulator YycF, producing MSRKIVVVDDEKPIADILEFNLKKEGYDVHVAYDGDDAVELIYDIQPDIVLLDIMLPGRDGMEVCREVRKKYDMPIIMLTAKDSEIDKVLGLELGADDYVTKPFSTRELIARVKANLRRHYSQAQSEEKEETTDIVIKDIVVYPEAYSIKKRGDDIELTHREFELFHYLAKHIGQVMTREHLLQTVWGYDYFGDVRTVDVTIRRLREKIEDDPSHPEYIVTRRGVGYFLQTQE from the coding sequence ATGTCGAGAAAAATCGTAGTAGTAGATGATGAAAAACCGATTGCAGATATATTAGAATTTAATTTAAAAAAAGAAGGTTATGATGTACATGTAGCTTATGATGGCGATGATGCTGTTGAGCTGATTTATGATATTCAGCCGGATATCGTACTGCTTGATATTATGTTACCAGGTCGTGATGGAATGGAAGTATGTCGTGAAGTGCGCAAAAAATATGATATGCCAATCATTATGTTAACAGCAAAAGACTCTGAAATTGATAAAGTATTAGGTCTTGAGTTAGGTGCGGATGACTATGTAACGAAACCATTCTCAACACGAGAATTAATTGCACGTGTTAAAGCGAATTTAAGACGTCACTACTCTCAGGCACAATCAGAAGAAAAAGAAGAAACAACAGATATTGTCATTAAAGATATCGTTGTTTATCCAGAAGCGTACTCAATTAAAAAACGCGGTGATGATATTGAACTTACGCATCGTGAGTTTGAATTATTCCATTACTTAGCGAAACATATCGGTCAGGTTATGACACGCGAACATTTACTTCAGACTGTATGGGGCTATGATTATTTTGGTGATGTGAGAACAGTAGATGTAACGATTAGACGTTTGAGAGAGAAGATAGAAGATGATCCAAGTCATCCAGAATATATTGTGACACGTCGCGGTGTAGGCTACTTCTTACAAACTCAGGAGTAA
- the walK gene encoding cell wall metabolism sensor histidine kinase WalK: protein MKAVYKKLQSLHIKLVVIYVLLIIIGMQIIGLYFTNNLEKELTKNFKTNINQQIKSINYDIRNVYNENKSSPNKIQKEVQKVVDEYAIRTKIDTIRFINDSEMIIAMSNESNKDNINQKINDKQIQNSLSLGKTNDRIKLRDDPDGKVRVWVKNFPIKDDNKILGVIHIEESIEPVYAQLMKINSIFIIGTGLSLLITIILGFFIARTITKPIADMRNQALEMSKGNYTNRVKVYGNDEIGELALTFNNLSKRVQEAQANTESEKRRLDSVITHMSDGVIATDRRGRVRIVNEMALKMLDMNKDDVEGRHVLDVLAIDAHYSLEELQDIAGGIIIDINEKEKLIVRASFSTIIQDTGFITGYIAVLHDVTEQHHVENERREFVANVSHELRTPLTSMRSYIEALEEGAWKDENLAPQFLSVTREETDRMIRLVNDLLQLSKMDNTDDNLNKELIDFNMFIHKIINRFEMSEGKNATFVRDIPKNGIFVEIDPDKMTQVFDNVITNALKYSKGRKKVEFHVKQNTLFNRMTIQIKDNGIGIPLNKVDKIFDRFFRVDKARTRKMGGTGLGLAISKEIIEAHNGRIWANSKEGYGTSVYITLPCEVLDDGDWDV from the coding sequence ATGAAGGCAGTATATAAGAAACTTCAATCATTACATATTAAACTTGTAGTTATCTATGTATTATTAATCATCATAGGTATGCAGATTATTGGTTTGTACTTTACGAACAATCTGGAAAAAGAGTTAACGAAAAACTTCAAAACAAATATTAATCAGCAAATTAAATCAATTAACTATGATATTCGAAATGTTTATAACGAGAATAAATCATCTCCGAATAAAATTCAAAAAGAAGTTCAGAAAGTTGTCGATGAGTACGCGATTCGAACGAAAATTGACACGATTAGATTTATCAATGACTCGGAAATGATTATTGCGATGAGTAATGAATCGAATAAAGATAACATTAACCAGAAAATAAATGATAAACAAATTCAAAACTCACTATCGCTTGGTAAAACGAATGATCGTATTAAATTACGTGATGATCCTGATGGTAAAGTACGTGTGTGGGTAAAAAACTTTCCGATTAAAGACGATAATAAAATATTAGGTGTTATTCATATAGAAGAATCTATTGAACCAGTTTATGCACAGTTAATGAAAATTAACAGTATTTTCATTATCGGAACGGGGTTATCTCTACTCATTACAATTATTTTAGGATTCTTTATCGCACGAACAATTACGAAGCCGATTGCAGATATGCGAAATCAGGCGCTTGAAATGTCGAAGGGTAACTATACAAACCGTGTTAAAGTATACGGAAACGATGAAATTGGTGAGCTTGCGCTTACATTCAATAATTTATCTAAACGTGTACAAGAAGCACAGGCGAATACTGAAAGTGAAAAGCGCAGACTCGATTCAGTAATTACGCACATGTCAGATGGCGTTATTGCGACAGATAGACGAGGTCGTGTGCGTATCGTTAATGAAATGGCACTTAAGATGTTGGATATGAATAAGGATGATGTTGAAGGCCGACATGTTCTAGACGTACTTGCGATCGATGCACATTACTCGCTTGAAGAACTGCAGGATATTGCAGGCGGTATTATTATCGATATTAACGAAAAAGAAAAATTAATTGTTAGAGCATCGTTTAGCACAATTATTCAGGATACAGGATTTATTACAGGTTATATCGCAGTATTACATGATGTTACTGAACAACATCACGTAGAAAACGAACGTCGGGAGTTTGTAGCGAATGTTTCACATGAGTTACGTACACCGCTTACCTCTATGCGCAGTTATATTGAAGCGCTTGAGGAAGGTGCGTGGAAAGATGAGAATCTTGCACCACAGTTTTTAAGTGTTACACGTGAAGAGACGGATCGCATGATTCGTTTAGTAAATGACTTATTACAACTTTCTAAAATGGATAACACAGATGACAACTTAAATAAAGAGCTTATCGATTTCAATATGTTTATCCATAAAATAATTAATCGATTTGAAATGTCTGAAGGAAAGAATGCGACATTTGTACGCGATATTCCTAAAAACGGAATATTCGTTGAAATTGATCCTGATAAAATGACACAAGTGTTCGACAATGTTATTACGAATGCGCTAAAGTATTCTAAAGGACGTAAAAAAGTTGAATTCCACGTGAAACAAAATACGTTATTCAATCGAATGACAATACAAATTAAAGATAACGGTATTGGAATTCCATTAAATAAAGTAGATAAAATATTTGACCGCTTCTTCCGTGTAGATAAAGCAAGAACACGTAAAATGGGTGGTACAGGATTAGGTCTCGCAATTAGTAAAGAAATTATTGAAGCGCATAACGGCAGAATCTGGGCGAATAGTAAGGAAGGGTATGGCACTTCGGTGTATATAACATTACCTTGCGAAGTGCTGGATGATGGTGATTGGGATGTATAA